The following coding sequences are from one Rutidosis leptorrhynchoides isolate AG116_Rl617_1_P2 chromosome 11, CSIRO_AGI_Rlap_v1, whole genome shotgun sequence window:
- the LOC139874716 gene encoding rapid alkalinization factor-like: MSIPITFFLLNLFIISAMILRPTAATIDDFNWLPKKGGQCSGSIAECMIESELEMESESTRRILATTNYISYGALKGNNVPCSQRGTSYYNCQSGGQANPYQRGCSTITRCQR, encoded by the coding sequence ATGTCAATACCTATTACCTTCTTTCTTCTAAACTTATTCATTATCTCCGCCATGATCCTCCGTCCTACGGCAGCCACAATTGATGATTTCAACTGGCTGCCGAAAAAAGGAGGACAGTGTAGCGGCTCGATTGCTGAATGTATGATTGAAAGCGAATTGGAAATGGAATCAGAGAGTACTAGACGTATACTAGCAACTACTAACTATATTAGTTATGGCGCGTTAAAAGGAAATAATGTTCCGTGTTCTCAAAGAGGTACATCGTATTATAATTGTCAATCGGGTGGTCAAGCTAATCCTTATCAACGTGGTTGTAGTACAATTACACGTTGTCAACGTTGA